From the genome of Candidatus Tectomicrobia bacterium, one region includes:
- the moaC gene encoding cyclic pyranopterin monophosphate synthase MoaC yields the protein MPAELSHLDEKGRARMVEVGAKPESAREAVARGRVEMEPETLRRILEGGLPKGDVLGTARVAGVMAAKRCAELIPMCHPLRLTSVEVRFWPAEGERALEIEAVVRAMDRTGVEMEAMTAVAVAGLTIYDMCKAVDRGMALSAVRLARKTGGKSGTYIRPGESIGPPGD from the coding sequence ATGCCCGCTGAATTGAGCCATTTGGACGAAAAAGGCCGGGCCCGGATGGTGGAAGTGGGGGCCAAGCCCGAGTCGGCCCGGGAGGCGGTCGCCCGGGGCCGGGTGGAGATGGAGCCCGAAACCCTCCGGCGCATCCTGGAGGGGGGGCTTCCGAAGGGGGACGTTCTGGGAACGGCGCGGGTGGCCGGCGTCATGGCGGCCAAGCGCTGCGCCGAACTCATTCCGATGTGCCATCCGCTCCGGCTGACCAGCGTGGAGGTCCGGTTCTGGCCCGCCGAGGGGGAGCGCGCCCTCGAGATCGAGGCCGTTGTCCGGGCCATGGACCGCACCGGGGTCGAGATGGAGGCCATGACGGCGGTCGCGGTGGCCGGCTTGACCATTTACGACATGTGCAAGGCGGTGGACCGGGGGATGGCTCTTTCCGCGGTCCGGCTGGCGAGGAAAACGGGGGGGAAGAGCGGCACCTATATTCGGCCCGGGGAAAGCATCGGCCCCCCTGGCGATTGA
- a CDS encoding dCTP deaminase: MSIKSDRWITRMARDHGMIEPFEDRQIRNGVISYGVSSYGYDIRIADEFMIFTNVNSTIVDPKNFDNRSLVTIRGDSCIIPPNSFALARTVEYFRIPRSVLTVCVGKSTYARCGIIVNVTPFEPEWEGFVTLEVSNTTPLPAKIYANEGIAQVLFFESDEVCEVSYADKKGKYQKQPGLTLPKL; the protein is encoded by the coding sequence ATGAGCATCAAGTCCGACCGCTGGATCACGCGGATGGCCCGCGACCACGGGATGATCGAGCCCTTCGAGGATCGGCAGATCCGCAACGGGGTCATCTCCTACGGCGTCTCCTCGTACGGCTACGACATCCGGATCGCCGACGAGTTCATGATCTTCACCAACGTCAACTCGACCATCGTGGACCCCAAGAACTTCGACAACCGCTCCCTCGTGACGATCCGGGGCGACTCCTGCATCATCCCCCCCAACTCCTTCGCCCTGGCCCGCACGGTGGAATACTTCCGCATCCCGCGCAGCGTCCTGACGGTCTGCGTCGGCAAGAGCACCTACGCCCGCTGCGGCATCATCGTGAATGTGACTCCCTTCGAGCCCGAGTGGGAGGGCTTCGTGACCCTCGAGGTTTCGAACACCACCCCGCTCCCCGCCAAGATCTATGCCAACGAGGGCATCGCTCAGGTGCTCTTCTTCGAGAGCGACGAGGTCTGCGAGGTCTCCTACGCCGACAAGAAGGGCAAGTACCAGAAGCAGCCCGGCCTCACCCTCCCCAAGCTCTAG
- a CDS encoding peptidyl-prolyl cis-trans isomerase encodes MKIRERLIQGGAALALLLASLAPAFAAPAAAPPQEDKSKVVVAEINGRKITLAELEERLMQVSPAVRLQIRSKKEQFIDGIVQSELLYQEARRRKLEATPEVEKRIEAAKRRILIEEFLRREINRPVEASEADLRAFFEANRDRFRRKEQVTLSHVVLKTEKEAWDAAAEVKRGVPFAQVARARSIFEATRDAGGVMGTAARGELDRKLEEAAFKLPIGQVSDPIQTSLGWQIIRVSERLSASDAKFEDVKEDVRQIHADVRHRAAYDRMIGDLKKKGSVTVHPDRFK; translated from the coding sequence GTGAAAATTCGCGAAAGACTGATCCAGGGAGGGGCGGCCCTCGCCCTTCTGCTCGCCAGCCTCGCGCCCGCTTTCGCGGCCCCCGCCGCGGCCCCGCCCCAGGAAGACAAATCCAAGGTGGTCGTGGCCGAGATCAACGGGCGGAAAATCACGCTCGCCGAGCTGGAGGAGCGCCTGATGCAAGTGTCCCCCGCCGTCCGGCTCCAGATCCGCAGCAAGAAGGAGCAGTTCATCGACGGCATCGTGCAGTCGGAGCTCCTGTACCAGGAGGCCCGCCGGCGGAAGCTGGAGGCCACCCCGGAGGTCGAGAAGCGCATCGAGGCGGCCAAGCGGCGCATCCTCATCGAGGAATTCCTGCGCCGGGAGATCAACCGTCCCGTCGAGGCGTCGGAGGCCGACCTGCGCGCCTTCTTCGAGGCCAACCGCGACCGTTTCCGCCGCAAGGAGCAGGTCACCCTCAGCCATGTCGTCCTGAAAACCGAGAAAGAGGCCTGGGACGCCGCCGCCGAGGTAAAGCGCGGGGTGCCCTTCGCCCAGGTGGCGCGGGCGCGCTCGATCTTCGAGGCGACCCGGGACGCGGGCGGGGTGATGGGCACGGCCGCGCGGGGCGAGCTGGACCGGAAGCTCGAGGAGGCCGCCTTCAAGCTGCCCATCGGCCAGGTGAGCGATCCGATCCAGACCTCCCTCGGCTGGCAGATCATCCGCGTGAGCGAGCGGCTGTCGGCCTCGGACGCGAAGTTCGAGGACGTCAAGGAAGATGTCCGGCAGATACACGCCGACGTCCGCCACCGGGCCGCCTACGACCGGATGATCGGCGATCTCAAGAAGAAAGGCTCCGTCACCGTCCATCCCGACCGATTCAAGTAG
- a CDS encoding methyltransferase domain-containing protein, which translates to MLTADSVVKIYDRWGRFYDIVFKWIFSEGRNVGVELLNLKAGERLLEVGVGTGLSLPLYRKDARIVGIDISSKMLEKAQEKVTNLGLRNVDLNVMDAQSMEFPDNSFDCVTACYVVSAAPDPHKVVSEICRVCKPGGRIVFINHFKSQNPILARFEELINGICRKFGWETTLDLEHLMAENNLTIGVQERVNIFDYWRAVLCYNSQK; encoded by the coding sequence ATGCTCACTGCGGATTCCGTCGTCAAAATCTACGACCGCTGGGGCCGGTTTTACGACATTGTGTTCAAGTGGATCTTCAGCGAGGGCCGCAACGTCGGGGTTGAGCTTCTGAACCTCAAGGCCGGCGAGCGCCTCCTGGAGGTGGGGGTGGGCACGGGCCTCTCCCTGCCGCTCTACCGCAAGGACGCCCGGATCGTCGGCATCGATATTTCGTCGAAAATGCTGGAAAAAGCCCAGGAGAAGGTGACGAACCTGGGGCTCAGGAATGTGGATCTGAACGTGATGGACGCCCAGTCGATGGAGTTCCCGGACAACAGCTTCGACTGTGTCACGGCCTGTTACGTCGTCAGCGCCGCGCCGGACCCGCACAAGGTGGTTTCCGAGATCTGCCGGGTGTGCAAGCCGGGCGGCCGCATCGTATTCATCAACCACTTCAAGAGCCAGAACCCGATCCTCGCCCGCTTCGAGGAGCTCATCAACGGCATCTGCCGCAAGTTCGGCTGGGAAACCACGCTGGACCTCGAGCACCTGATGGCCGAGAACAACCTGACCATCGGCGTCCAGGAACGGGTGAACATCTTCGACTACTGGCGCGCCGTCCTCTGTTACAACTCCCAAAAGTAA
- a CDS encoding DMT family transporter codes for MNPGDHALGLAFATVAALAWAAFSFLVKMALRDAPVLRVTACLTTLNALLVTLFALAVLPLASFAPKIEGTLLWVLLSGVFHIGISRSFFYLAIHRLGPNRSVPVAMSYPFVTALVAWPLLGEPLTLRIVLGLAVLLLGISLIVSAAPAQSEGASPSPGWRTLGWIAAGVTSILWGVSAVFFKRASLDIHPVAVASFALMIGAVVAWAIAAGEAARSKLPPIPRRAWPWLLIASVFQAAAVPSYNYALKHTLAVNVTAIVSAQPLIALVVGWLFLRESENITPRLCAGALLTVAGTLIVVS; via the coding sequence TTGAACCCCGGTGATCACGCGTTGGGCCTCGCCTTCGCCACGGTCGCCGCCCTCGCCTGGGCCGCCTTCTCTTTCCTCGTCAAGATGGCCCTGCGCGACGCCCCCGTCCTCCGGGTGACGGCCTGCCTCACCACCCTGAACGCCCTCCTGGTCACCCTGTTCGCCCTGGCGGTCCTCCCCCTCGCCTCGTTCGCGCCGAAGATAGAGGGGACGCTCCTGTGGGTCCTCCTCTCGGGCGTCTTCCACATCGGCATCTCCCGTTCCTTCTTCTACCTGGCCATCCACCGCCTCGGGCCCAACCGCTCGGTGCCGGTGGCGATGAGCTACCCGTTCGTGACCGCCCTCGTCGCCTGGCCCCTGCTGGGCGAGCCGCTGACCCTGCGCATCGTCTTGGGGCTGGCCGTCCTCCTCCTGGGGATCTCCCTCATCGTCTCCGCGGCCCCGGCCCAGTCCGAGGGCGCCTCCCCCTCGCCCGGGTGGCGCACCCTGGGCTGGATCGCGGCGGGGGTGACGTCCATCCTGTGGGGGGTTTCCGCCGTCTTCTTCAAGCGGGCCTCCCTGGACATCCATCCCGTGGCCGTGGCCTCCTTCGCCCTCATGATCGGCGCCGTGGTGGCCTGGGCGATCGCCGCCGGCGAGGCCGCGCGCTCCAAGCTCCCCCCCATCCCCCGGCGGGCCTGGCCCTGGCTGCTCATCGCCTCGGTCTTCCAGGCGGCGGCGGTGCCCTCCTACAACTACGCCCTCAAGCACACCCTCGCGGTGAACGTCACCGCCATCGTTTCGGCCCAGCCCCTCATCGCCCTGGTCGTCGGCTGGCTCTTCCTCCGCGAATCCGAGAACATCACCCCGCGCCTGTGCGCGGGCGCCCTCCTCACCGTGGCCGGGACCCTGATCGTCGTGTCCTGA
- a CDS encoding OsmC family protein: MGGALDARGIKSSPDNLVAEVEGIIENVEGVALITTIRVRYKCRIPKGKRAEAERALAVHEKGCPASQSVQRGIKVEYSAEFEEE; this comes from the coding sequence ATGGGCGGCGCGCTGGATGCGCGCGGCATCAAGAGCTCGCCGGACAACCTGGTCGCCGAGGTCGAGGGCATCATCGAGAACGTCGAGGGCGTGGCCCTCATCACCACCATCCGGGTCCGCTACAAGTGCCGGATCCCCAAGGGCAAGCGCGCCGAGGCCGAGCGCGCCCTCGCAGTGCACGAGAAGGGCTGCCCCGCCAGCCAGAGCGTCCAGCGGGGCATCAAGGTCGAGTACAGCGCCGAGTTCGAGGAGGAGTAG
- a CDS encoding Na+:solute symporter: MLSPLDWFLILAYLAFTLGAGLWVSRRASASLVSYFAADRSLPWWWVGTSMVATTFASDTPLVIAGVVATKGISGNWFWWSWAIGHVGVAVFFSPLWRRLGVVTDAELLERRYGRGPGTFLRGFKAVYSSLVVNLIVLGWVFRAMGKIADPFLRWEEALPAPAWAAVQAAWPGWLLIGSLNETLTIVALVLFIGLYSSAGGLRGVILTDLFQFAIAMAGSVLFAWLAVGRVGGLSGLTEKLRSIYGEAGAGEILSFFPPAEAGAQMLLIYLFVVWWAQHHADGGGYIAQRLVAAASPRDARRGMLWFTWANYVLRPWPWILVGLVGLVLFPRGMEAPAGSLAARIVADREAAYALLMREMLPAGLLGLALAGLLSAFMSTVDTHFNWGTSYLINDIYARFVRPGAGRREVILASRAAVLAMTLGSLAVAARIGSIEWAWKFNVSMGAGLGLPVLLRWLWWRANAWTEVAGMAAAGLTTAALHWAGAAPSFPVLLTAQVTAGAAAMLAATYLTRPVPLEVLRLFYRDARPPGAWGPARGRGEAGTPLLPLAAEWALLSVAVFAGMFLAGSLLVGTPGEAGMWGGLLALALLGAALLGKRGLSSNRDL, translated from the coding sequence ATGCTCTCCCCGCTCGATTGGTTCCTCATCCTGGCCTACCTCGCCTTCACCCTGGGGGCGGGGCTGTGGGTCTCGCGCCGGGCCTCGGCGAGCCTCGTCTCCTACTTCGCGGCGGACCGGAGCCTCCCCTGGTGGTGGGTGGGCACCAGCATGGTGGCCACCACCTTCGCCTCGGACACCCCGCTCGTCATCGCGGGGGTGGTGGCGACGAAGGGCATCTCGGGCAACTGGTTCTGGTGGTCGTGGGCCATCGGGCACGTGGGGGTGGCCGTCTTCTTCTCCCCGCTGTGGCGGCGGCTCGGGGTGGTGACGGACGCCGAGCTGCTCGAGCGCCGCTACGGGCGGGGGCCCGGCACCTTCCTGCGGGGCTTCAAGGCGGTCTACTCCTCCCTCGTCGTGAACCTGATCGTGCTGGGCTGGGTGTTCCGCGCGATGGGGAAGATCGCCGACCCCTTCCTCCGCTGGGAGGAGGCCCTGCCCGCGCCCGCCTGGGCGGCCGTCCAGGCGGCCTGGCCGGGGTGGCTCCTCATCGGCTCGCTGAACGAGACGCTCACCATCGTGGCCCTCGTGCTGTTCATCGGGCTCTACTCGAGCGCGGGGGGCCTGCGGGGGGTGATCCTCACCGACCTCTTCCAGTTCGCGATCGCCATGGCGGGGAGCGTCCTCTTCGCCTGGCTGGCGGTGGGGAGGGTGGGCGGGCTCTCGGGGCTGACGGAAAAACTGCGCTCGATCTACGGCGAGGCGGGGGCGGGCGAGATACTCTCCTTCTTTCCCCCCGCCGAGGCCGGGGCCCAGATGCTGCTCATCTATCTTTTCGTGGTGTGGTGGGCCCAGCACCACGCGGACGGGGGAGGCTACATCGCCCAGCGCCTGGTCGCGGCGGCCAGCCCCCGGGACGCCCGCCGGGGGATGCTCTGGTTCACCTGGGCCAACTACGTCCTCCGGCCCTGGCCCTGGATACTCGTCGGGCTGGTGGGCCTCGTGCTTTTCCCGCGGGGGATGGAAGCCCCCGCCGGGAGCCTGGCCGCCCGGATCGTGGCCGACCGGGAGGCGGCGTACGCCCTCCTCATGCGCGAGATGCTGCCGGCGGGCCTGCTGGGGCTCGCGCTGGCGGGGCTCCTCAGCGCCTTCATGAGCACGGTGGACACCCACTTCAACTGGGGGACGAGCTACCTCATCAACGACATCTACGCCCGCTTCGTCCGGCCCGGCGCCGGCCGCCGGGAGGTGATACTGGCGAGCCGGGCGGCCGTGCTCGCCATGACGCTGGGCTCGCTCGCGGTGGCGGCGCGGATCGGGAGCATCGAGTGGGCCTGGAAGTTCAACGTCTCCATGGGCGCGGGGCTGGGGCTCCCGGTGCTGCTCAGGTGGCTGTGGTGGCGGGCGAACGCGTGGACCGAGGTGGCGGGGATGGCGGCGGCGGGGCTCACCACGGCGGCGCTGCACTGGGCCGGGGCGGCGCCCTCGTTCCCGGTGCTGCTGACGGCCCAGGTGACGGCCGGGGCGGCGGCGATGCTGGCCGCGACCTATCTCACCCGGCCCGTCCCCCTGGAGGTGCTCCGGCTCTTCTACCGGGATGCGAGGCCGCCGGGGGCCTGGGGGCCGGCCCGGGGGCGGGGCGAGGCCGGGACGCCCCTTCTTCCCCTGGCGGCGGAATGGGCGCTCCTGAGCGTGGCCGTCTTCGCCGGAATGTTCCTCGCGGGATCGCTCCTGGTGGGCACCCCGGGCGAGGCAGGGATGTGGGGAGGCCTGCTCGCCCTCGCCCTGCTCGGGGCGGCGCTGCTGGGGAAGAGGGGACTTTCATCCAACAGGGACCTGTAG
- a CDS encoding xanthine dehydrogenase family protein produces the protein MNVVGTSPTKADALAKAVGDTLYGDDFHLPGELHARVVRAAMTPARIKKIDASRALALPGVHCVLTAKDIPGVNAGRYADYPVMAEDVVRDIGDAVAIVAAESRDLAAEAASLVHVAYEPLPGAYDFMKPEGEIICDWNTEKGDVDAAFARPDVVTVENVYFSACLDHAYIEPEGGVAWVDERGVVNVRVPTQTIENYQKVASILGLPASRVRYECPMLGGAFGGKEHPLLGAFLALLAMRTGRPVRMAYSREESVNTGSKRHPFLMRYKTAATRDGKLAAVEVDILADAGGYASNSKGLVMGALCISGGPYEIPNARGRARAVLTNNPFTEAMRGVGANQVCFAYESQMDELAKRLGMDPVEFRRRNFIKKGGTLMQKQPLPSRVMLPELLEKAIAALGGPAGRVPEKDRGPWRRGRSLIGNMGGYGRPRNEGEVYASLEDDGSVNLRVGASDVGAGQTHAYRQIASEVLGIPWEKVTVVMSDSHVTPLVGITAGSRQTLISGGATHRTGLELRSRLLKGAGELLEVSPEDLDIRGGRIFVKSAEERGVTVAQAVKKCRSMGLDMFHTGKMKIGDHRFEGHEKYGDAGGWMDYTFGVHGAEVEVNVETGEVRLLRYVSGHDVGQAINVQHVEGQFEGGTMMGIGHGLSEEIVTRKGAIANNEFHGYLIPTAVETPEWANVIEESQEGLGPYGAKGIGEPPCTAGAAAVACAVSHAIGARITRIPITPDHVLEVLGKLKKSPKASKAGGNGKGR, from the coding sequence ATGAACGTAGTCGGAACCTCGCCCACCAAGGCGGACGCCCTCGCCAAGGCGGTGGGGGATACCTTGTACGGAGACGATTTCCACCTCCCCGGCGAGCTCCACGCCCGGGTGGTCCGGGCGGCCATGACCCCGGCCCGGATCAAGAAGATCGACGCCTCGCGCGCCCTGGCGCTCCCGGGCGTCCACTGCGTCCTGACGGCCAAGGACATCCCGGGGGTGAACGCCGGGCGCTACGCGGACTACCCCGTCATGGCCGAGGACGTGGTGCGCGACATCGGGGACGCCGTCGCCATCGTGGCGGCCGAGTCGCGCGACCTGGCGGCGGAGGCCGCCTCGCTCGTGCACGTCGCCTACGAGCCCCTGCCGGGCGCCTACGACTTCATGAAGCCCGAGGGCGAGATCATCTGCGACTGGAACACCGAGAAAGGCGACGTGGACGCCGCCTTCGCCCGGCCGGACGTGGTGACGGTCGAGAACGTCTACTTCTCGGCCTGCCTCGATCACGCCTACATCGAGCCCGAGGGGGGCGTGGCCTGGGTGGACGAGCGCGGGGTGGTGAACGTCCGCGTGCCCACCCAGACCATCGAGAACTACCAGAAGGTGGCCTCCATCCTCGGCCTCCCGGCCAGCCGGGTGCGCTACGAGTGCCCCATGCTGGGCGGCGCCTTCGGCGGGAAGGAGCACCCCCTGCTGGGCGCCTTCCTCGCCCTCCTCGCCATGAGGACGGGCCGGCCCGTGCGCATGGCCTACTCGCGCGAGGAGAGCGTGAACACGGGGAGCAAGCGCCACCCCTTCCTCATGCGCTACAAGACGGCGGCCACCCGGGACGGCAAGCTCGCGGCGGTCGAGGTGGACATCCTGGCCGACGCCGGGGGCTACGCCTCGAACAGCAAGGGCCTCGTGATGGGGGCGCTCTGCATCAGCGGGGGGCCCTACGAGATCCCGAACGCCCGGGGCCGGGCGCGGGCCGTCCTCACGAACAACCCCTTCACCGAGGCCATGCGCGGGGTTGGGGCCAACCAGGTCTGCTTCGCCTACGAGTCCCAGATGGACGAGCTGGCGAAGCGCCTCGGCATGGACCCCGTCGAGTTCCGCCGCCGCAACTTCATCAAGAAGGGCGGCACTCTCATGCAGAAGCAGCCCTTGCCCAGCCGCGTCATGCTGCCCGAGCTGCTGGAGAAGGCCATCGCCGCCCTGGGCGGGCCGGCGGGCCGGGTGCCGGAGAAGGACCGCGGCCCCTGGCGCCGGGGGCGGAGCCTCATCGGCAACATGGGGGGCTACGGCCGCCCCCGCAACGAGGGCGAGGTCTACGCCTCCCTCGAGGACGACGGCAGCGTGAACCTGCGCGTCGGCGCCTCCGACGTGGGCGCGGGCCAGACCCACGCCTACCGCCAGATCGCCTCCGAGGTGCTGGGCATTCCGTGGGAGAAGGTGACAGTGGTGATGTCGGACTCCCACGTCACCCCCCTGGTGGGCATCACGGCCGGGAGCCGGCAGACCCTCATCTCGGGCGGGGCCACCCACCGCACCGGCCTCGAGCTCCGGAGCCGCCTCCTGAAGGGCGCGGGCGAGCTCCTCGAGGTGAGCCCCGAGGATCTCGACATCCGCGGCGGCCGCATCTTCGTCAAATCCGCCGAGGAGAGGGGCGTCACCGTTGCCCAGGCGGTCAAGAAGTGCCGCTCCATGGGCCTCGACATGTTCCACACCGGCAAGATGAAGATCGGCGACCACCGCTTCGAGGGCCACGAGAAGTACGGCGACGCGGGCGGCTGGATGGACTACACCTTCGGCGTCCACGGCGCCGAGGTCGAGGTGAACGTGGAGACGGGCGAGGTGCGGCTCCTGCGCTACGTGTCGGGCCACGACGTGGGCCAGGCCATCAACGTCCAGCACGTGGAGGGGCAGTTCGAGGGCGGCACCATGATGGGCATCGGCCACGGCCTCTCGGAGGAGATCGTCACCCGCAAGGGGGCCATCGCCAACAACGAGTTCCACGGCTACCTCATCCCCACCGCCGTGGAGACGCCCGAGTGGGCGAACGTCATCGAGGAGTCGCAGGAGGGCCTCGGGCCCTACGGCGCGAAGGGCATCGGGGAGCCCCCCTGCACGGCGGGGGCCGCCGCCGTGGCCTGCGCCGTGAGCCACGCCATCGGCGCCCGCATCACCCGCATCCCCATCACCCCGGACCACGTGCTCGAGGTGCTGGGCAAGCTCAAGAAGAGCCCGAAGGCCTCGAAGGCAGGGGGCAACGGCAAGGGGCGGTAG
- a CDS encoding Gfo/Idh/MocA family oxidoreductase yields the protein MAADKVRLASVGLGWWGAMLAEAVKRSGEGEIVSCFARGADARKAFAGKAGCPQAGSFEEILKDPSIQGIVLATPHSTHVTMIEQAASAGKHVFVEKPLTLTVKDARRAIEACEKAGVTLLVGHHRRRLGATRRIKEMVEKRELGMLHQLEANLSMFGGQTPRPGWRSEPGESPAGSMTGLGVHMVDNLIYLAGPVKRLSAFSKRLLGKSQLDDVTSIILEFESGPLGYIGTGYVLPKICYTAAYGTEASAWSDEDGAKLYFQKKGEDVRRELPNQAGDALALELAEFAQCIRGKAKPETDGHAGLQVVAVLEAVIESARTGRAVDVAALRK from the coding sequence ATGGCTGCGGATAAGGTGCGCCTGGCCTCGGTGGGGCTGGGCTGGTGGGGCGCGATGCTGGCCGAGGCGGTGAAGCGGAGCGGGGAGGGCGAGATCGTATCGTGCTTCGCCCGGGGTGCGGACGCCCGCAAGGCCTTCGCCGGGAAGGCCGGCTGCCCCCAGGCGGGGAGCTTCGAGGAGATACTCAAGGACCCCTCGATCCAGGGCATCGTCCTCGCCACCCCGCATTCGACGCATGTCACCATGATCGAGCAGGCGGCCTCGGCGGGCAAGCACGTCTTCGTCGAGAAGCCCCTCACCCTCACCGTGAAGGACGCCCGGCGCGCCATCGAGGCCTGCGAGAAGGCGGGTGTGACCCTCCTGGTCGGGCACCACCGCCGCCGCCTCGGGGCCACCCGCCGCATCAAGGAGATGGTCGAAAAGCGGGAGCTCGGCATGCTCCACCAGCTCGAGGCGAACCTGTCCATGTTCGGCGGGCAGACGCCGCGGCCCGGCTGGCGCTCCGAGCCGGGCGAGTCGCCCGCCGGCTCCATGACGGGCCTGGGCGTCCACATGGTGGACAACCTCATCTACCTCGCCGGCCCCGTGAAGCGCCTCTCCGCCTTCAGCAAGCGCCTGCTCGGCAAGAGCCAGCTCGACGACGTGACGAGCATCATCCTGGAGTTCGAGAGCGGCCCCCTCGGCTACATCGGGACGGGCTATGTCCTCCCCAAGATCTGCTACACCGCCGCCTACGGCACCGAGGCCAGCGCCTGGAGCGACGAGGACGGCGCCAAGCTCTACTTCCAGAAGAAGGGCGAGGACGTCCGCCGGGAGCTCCCGAACCAGGCGGGCGACGCCCTGGCCCTCGAGCTGGCCGAGTTCGCCCAGTGCATCCGCGGCAAGGCCAAGCCCGAGACGGACGGCCACGCCGGGCTCCAGGTGGTCGCGGTGCTGGAGGCGGTCATCGAGAGCGCGCGGACGGGCCGCGCCGTGGACGTCGCGGCCCTGCGCAAATAA
- a CDS encoding cupin domain-containing protein has translation MQIFHWDSVPSHPVRPGVSRKVFTGEGAMLLITEFGPGSTESPHTHPFEQLVFVLEGDVEFTLGGEKRAVPAGSVFRIPPGTPHGASALGGKRCRVLAVYGPPREDVLKYCDYQKE, from the coding sequence ATGCAAATCTTCCACTGGGACAGCGTCCCCAGCCATCCGGTTCGTCCCGGAGTAAGCCGTAAGGTGTTCACCGGTGAGGGCGCCATGCTTCTCATCACCGAGTTCGGGCCCGGCTCGACCGAATCGCCCCACACCCACCCTTTCGAGCAGCTCGTCTTCGTCCTGGAGGGGGACGTGGAGTTCACCCTCGGCGGGGAGAAGCGCGCCGTGCCGGCCGGCTCGGTCTTCCGCATCCCGCCCGGCACCCCGCACGGCGCCAGCGCCCTCGGCGGCAAGCGCTGCCGCGTCCTCGCCGTCTACGGCCCCCCGCGGGAGGACGTGCTGAAATATTGCGATTACCAGAAGGAGTGA